One Nicotiana sylvestris chromosome 12, ASM39365v2, whole genome shotgun sequence genomic window carries:
- the LOC104235599 gene encoding putative B3 domain-containing protein REM15 — protein sequence MAVLKQSHTCSNSYGYSERLQTFSETCVLQSSSGSLFIGVFGTNTPKIPTSFLKYLKGNNHIEHAILRRAGKKWLVKVKGRRLEDGWEKFAEEHDLQYGDILVFRYEGDMAFEVSIFHSNQCEDEQKAHNVEETSKKFEFKGKPNNSIKSSNKEFSHSEAAIHKPFGHSHFVCTVRPYCLSKDILSIPKQFAWANGLINKKCDLIIRDERQRSWNLILRSYSTNVYISGGWNKIRDTHCLKEGDRIMFEVVANEKKPTWKFHAKSGEDASIIQEVD from the exons ATGGCTGTTCTGAAACAGAGTCACACCTGTTCCAACAGCTATGGCtattctgaaaggttgcaaaccttttcagaaaca TGTGTTTTGCAGTCTTCGAGTGGTTCGCTGTTCATCGGCGTTTTTGGTACCAACACTCCg AAAATTCCTACAAGTTTCTTGAAGTATCTGAAGGGAAACAACCATATTGAACATGCAATACTAAGAAGGGCTGGTAAGAAGTGGCTGGTGAAGGTGAAGGGGCGACGCCTTGAAGATGGTTGGGAAAAGTTTGCAGAGGAGCATGATTTGCAATATGGGGATATCTTGGTGTTCAGATACGAAGGAGATATGGCGTTTGAAGTTTCCATATTTCATTCAAATCAATGTGAAGACGAACAAAAAGCCCATAATGTTGAAGAGACTTCCAAGAAGTTTGAATTCAAAG GCAAACCAAACAACAGCATCAAGTCATCAAACAAGGAATTTTCCCATTCAGAAGCTGCTATTCACAAGCCTTTTGGTCATTCTCATTTTGTATGCACTGTTAGACCCTATTGCCTCTCAAAAGATATCTTG AGTATCCCTAAGCAATTTGCATGGGCAAATGGTCTCATCAACAAGAAATGTGATTTGATTATTAGAGATGAAAGGCAAAGATCGTGGAATTTAATATTACGTTCTTATAGTACTAATGTGTATATTAGCGGTGGATGGAATAAAATCCGTGATACACATTGCTTAAAGGAGGGAGATCGTATAATGTTTGAAGTTGTTGCTAATGAAAAGAAACCAACATGGAAATTTCATG CCAAATCTGGAGAGGATGCTAGCATCATTCAAGAGGTTGACTGA
- the LOC104235600 gene encoding fasciclin-like arabinogalactan protein 3: MSRSIAPILCTFLLLAATSASAFNITKILSQYSDYSTFNELLSKSGLAAEINKRATITILAVPNGAIGDLTSKSDDVLKRELSTYVILDYYDIPKLRSMKEKTAKMTNMYQQSGKAAYDQGFLNVTAKDGSFVFGSAVKGAQRDSRLEKSVMNQPYNISILGISQPMVTPGLDGTLAPVSAPPPKATAPSSPKSSPPPSDDEAESPEEEEAESPVEETEAPSPSEDADSPASSPSPADDSPPADVQSPPPAGSSAGKLKVSFGLFVVLASMVAAF, from the coding sequence ATGAGTCGTTCAATTGCTCCAATCCTCTGTACCTTCCTCCTATTGGCCGCCACCTCGGCCTCGGCCTTTAATATCACAAAAATTCTAAGCCAATATTCAGATTACAGCACCTTCAATGAACTTCTTTCTAAATCTGGCTTAGCCGCTGAAATTAACAAAAGGGCCACAATTACAATTTTGGCCGTTCCAAATGGTGCAATTGGTGATCTTACCTCAAAATCAGATGATGTTCTCAAGAGAGAATTATCAACCTATGTTATATTAGATTACTATGATATCCCGAAACTCAGAAGTATGAAGGAAAAAACAGCAAAAATGACAAATATGTACCAACAATCTGGTAAAGCAGCATATGACCAAGGTTTCTTGAATGTGACAGCTAAAGATGGTAGTTTTGTATTTGGATCAGCTGTTAAAGGCGCTCAACGCGATTCGAGGCTCGAAAAATCTGTAATGAATCAGCCTTATAACATCTCAATTCTTGGAATTTCTCAGCCAATGGTTACACCTGGACTTGATGGAACACTTGCACCAGTTTCAGCTCCACCACCTAAGGCTACTGCACCATCTTCACCTAAGAGTTCACCACCACCTTCTGATGATGAAGCAGAGTCccctgaagaagaagaagcagagtcCCCTGTTGAAGAAACAGAGGCTCCTTCTCCTTCTGAGGATGCCGATTCTCCGGCTAGTTCACCGTCACCGGCCGATGATTCTCCTCCGGCCGATGTTCAGTCGCCCCCACCGGCTGGATCATCTgctggaaaattgaaggtttccTTTGGTTTGTTTGTTGTTTTGGCCTCAATGGTTGCAGCTTTTTAA